A window from Salvia miltiorrhiza cultivar Shanhuang (shh) chromosome 2, IMPLAD_Smil_shh, whole genome shotgun sequence encodes these proteins:
- the LOC131008713 gene encoding uncharacterized protein LOC131008713, producing MCTSLSSITRLYLSCLSIKPLSKNLPKFSFKPISLAPSIAMAGESESFATAFSTDDDAKYGFERSEMYQTNLAGTVDYFERHVFLCYKSHDSWPAKLEVSDSDPLPKQFASALRARRNDIKIKTRLTICEAAHDMNLWDGDVLIFPQMIVYRGLTESDVESFVEDVLVSGKPWQSGVEQELNGSFVFVCAHNNRDRRCGVCGPPLIEKFKEEIGSKNLSDPVFVAACSHIGGHKYAGNVIIFSADSDGKVVGNWYGYVTPSDVLDLLDKQIGKGEVIERIWRGQMGVKEAEKVEEPKAANGTSTNNHEQQPQDIGTGETTTKTGGCCQGANGVSCCMDESVEKKTDKGGLCGWTGKWEQRHVLTSVAVVGAVATVAVAYGVYRRAR from the exons ATGTGCACCTCTCTCTCCTCAATCACACGTCTATATCTCTCCTGCCTCTCCATCAAACCCCTCTCCAAAAATCTTCCAAAATTTTCGTTCAAGCCCATTTCTCTAGCTCCTTCCATCGCCATGGCCGGAGAATCCGAGAGTTTCGCCACCGCCTTCTCCACGGATGACGACGCCAAGTACGGCTTCGAGCGCAGCGAGATGTACCAGACCAACCTCGCCGGTACCGTTGACTACTTCGAGCGCCACGTCTTCCTCTGCTACAAGTCTCACGACTCGTGGCCGGCCAAACTGGAGGTTTCCGACTCCGATCCGCTACCTAAGCAGTTCGCTTCCGCTCTCAGAGCTCGTAGGAACGATATCAAAATCAAG ACTCGTCTGACTATATGCGAGGCAGCCCATGATATGAACTTGTGGGATGGAGATGTTTTGATTTTCCCTCAGATGATTGTATACAG GGGTTTGACAGAGTCAGATGTCGAGAGCTTTGTTGAGGACGTACTAGTGAGTGGAAAACCTTGGCAGTCTGGAGTAGAGCAGGAGTTAAATGGTTCGTTTGTGTTTGTTTGTGCTCATAACAACCGAGACAGGAGATGTGGTGTTTGTGGCCCACCTCTAATTGAAAAGTTCAAAGAGGAGATTGGATCCAAAAATTTGAGCGACCCAGTCTTTGTGGCTGCTTGCTCACATATTGGAGGACACAAGTATGCAGGAAATGTGATAATCTTTAGTGCCGATTCTGATGGAAAAGTTGTTGGCAACTG GTACGGGTATGTCACACCTAGCGATGTGCTTGACTTGCTTGATAAACAAATTGGGAAGGGAGAAGTCATTGAGCGGATCTGGAG GGGGCAGATGGGTGTCAAAGAAGCTGAAAAGGTTGAGGAACCAAAGGCTGCTAACGGAACAAGCACAAACAACCATGAGCAACAGCCTCAAGATATTGGTACTGgagaaacaacaacaaaaacGGGAGGCTGTTGCCAAGGTGCTAATGGGGTCTCGTGCTGCATGGACGAGAGTGTTGAGAAGAAAACAGACAAGGGAGGTCTGTGTGGCTGGACTGGGAAATGGGAGCAGCGTCATGTCCTCACAAGTGTTGCTGTGGTGGGTGCGGTGGCTACTGTCGCCGTGGCATATGGTGTGTATCGTAGAGCaagatga